Proteins co-encoded in one Haloarcula pelagica genomic window:
- the glpA gene encoding anaerobic glycerol-3-phosphate dehydrogenase subunit GlpA translates to MASAPHIVVIGGGSTGAGITRDLAMRGLDVTLLEQGNLTHGTTGRMHGLLHSGGRYAVSDQASATECIEENRVLRDIASHCVEMTGGLFVKRPEDTEEYFEKKLSGCEECGIPAEVVSREEARKIEPHLAKDIDKAISVPDGAIDPFRLVVANAASAQEHGARIETHSKVTNLVVENDEVVGVEVDHSAGPGKRVHGTEGGTEEIRADYIVNATGAWAGRIGDMAGVDIEVRPSKGVMTIMNSRQVDTVINRCRPKGDADIIVPHETTCILGTTDEEVEDPEDYPEEQWEVDLMIETLSELVPMLADARTIRSFWGVRPLYEPPDVGSDDPTDITRDFFLLDHEERDDLDGMTSIVGGKFTTYRMMGEQISDHVCNQFGIDADCRTADVPLPGSDDFTVLRDYMDEFGLRSPIGRRSVERLGSRADEVLKTDGPNPTVCECEGVTRAEIQDAISQSGSDLNAVRIRTRASMGNCQGGFCTHRMASELHGEYDESVARQAWDELLQERWKGQRHALWGQQLSQAMLNYALHATTQNRDRDPADGEPVDFAAFDTGATQPGGATGTDVAADGGRTDGD, encoded by the coding sequence ATGGCTTCAGCACCACACATCGTCGTCATCGGCGGCGGTTCCACCGGAGCGGGCATCACCCGCGACCTCGCGATGCGCGGGTTGGATGTCACGCTCCTCGAACAGGGGAACCTCACACACGGGACGACCGGCCGGATGCACGGATTGCTCCACAGCGGCGGCCGGTACGCCGTCTCCGACCAGGCGAGCGCGACCGAATGTATCGAGGAGAACCGCGTCCTCCGTGATATCGCGTCACACTGCGTCGAGATGACCGGCGGCCTGTTCGTCAAGCGCCCCGAAGACACCGAGGAGTACTTCGAGAAGAAGCTCTCGGGGTGTGAGGAGTGTGGCATTCCGGCGGAGGTCGTCTCCCGCGAGGAGGCCCGCAAGATCGAGCCACACCTCGCGAAGGACATCGACAAGGCGATCTCGGTCCCGGACGGCGCGATCGACCCGTTCCGGCTGGTCGTCGCCAACGCGGCCAGCGCCCAGGAACATGGCGCGCGCATCGAGACACACTCGAAGGTGACGAACCTCGTCGTCGAGAACGACGAAGTCGTCGGCGTCGAGGTCGACCACAGCGCCGGCCCCGGCAAGCGCGTCCACGGCACCGAGGGCGGCACCGAGGAGATCCGCGCGGACTACATCGTCAACGCGACGGGCGCGTGGGCGGGCCGCATCGGCGACATGGCCGGCGTCGACATCGAGGTTCGCCCCTCGAAGGGCGTCATGACCATCATGAACTCCCGCCAGGTCGACACCGTCATCAACCGCTGTCGGCCCAAGGGCGACGCCGACATCATCGTCCCCCACGAGACCACCTGCATCCTGGGGACGACCGACGAGGAGGTCGAAGACCCCGAGGACTACCCCGAAGAGCAGTGGGAAGTGGACCTGATGATCGAGACGCTCTCGGAACTGGTCCCGATGCTCGCCGACGCCCGGACGATCCGGTCGTTCTGGGGCGTCCGGCCGCTGTACGAACCGCCGGACGTGGGCAGCGACGACCCGACCGACATCACCCGGGACTTCTTCCTGCTGGACCACGAGGAGCGGGACGATCTGGACGGGATGACCAGCATCGTCGGCGGGAAGTTCACCACCTACCGAATGATGGGCGAACAGATCTCCGACCACGTCTGCAACCAGTTCGGCATCGACGCGGACTGCCGGACCGCGGACGTACCGCTGCCGGGCAGCGACGACTTCACCGTCCTGCGGGACTACATGGACGAGTTCGGCCTGCGCTCGCCGATCGGCCGGCGCAGCGTCGAACGGCTGGGCTCGCGGGCCGACGAGGTGCTGAAGACCGACGGGCCGAACCCGACGGTGTGTGAGTGCGAGGGCGTCACCCGCGCGGAGATCCAGGACGCCATCTCCCAGTCCGGGTCGGACCTCAACGCCGTCCGCATCCGTACCCGTGCATCGATGGGCAACTGCCAGGGCGGCTTCTGTACCCACCGGATGGCGAGCGAACTCCACGGGGAATACGACGAGAGCGTCGCCCGCCAGGCCTGGGACGAACTGCTCCAGGAGCGCTGGAAGGGCCAGCGCCACGCGCTGTGGGGCCAACAGCTCTCCCAAGCGATGTTGAACTACGCCCTGCACGCGACGACACAGAACCGGGACAGGGACCCGGCCGACGGCGAGCCGGTCGACTTCGCCGCCTTCGACACGGGGGCCACACAGCCCGGTGGCGCGACCGGGACCGACGTGGCCGCCGACGGAGGGCGCACGGATGGCGATTGA
- the glpB gene encoding glycerol-3-phosphate dehydrogenase subunit GlpB codes for MAIESEVLVIGGGLAGLSSALAAAREGADVRLLSYKQSTLRNASGLVDILGYTHDGDGPLTDPYEAIPELPSSHPYRTVGVDGVREAMAMFDDVTDYRGDHTDTNALLPTHGGTVKPTARYPRGAAAGLASDDRDVLLVGLGSMVDFDAPHVAAHLEAAGVPFEARGVSIEFPGDLRADAKVTRYAKLLDTNGEVAVGGRMVGARDALADAIEPHLDGEARVGLPAILGDDHPDAVRAALGDALSVDVFEVPMGPPSLPGLRLEDALFEAVDEAGGNFETGNPVVDYAAEDGHIEEVYIEKNGARIPVSGDQYVLATGGLVGKGVESDREGVYEPIFDCHVPHAEDRYDWFDLDVFGDHPFARFGLPTDEQLRPLTATDSVEFDNLRAAGGILGGYDFAAEKSGSGVSIATGHAAGTNAAQEAR; via the coding sequence ATGGCGATTGAGTCCGAGGTACTCGTCATCGGCGGCGGCCTCGCCGGCCTCTCCAGCGCGCTCGCGGCCGCCCGCGAGGGCGCCGACGTGCGACTCCTGTCGTACAAGCAGAGTACCCTCCGGAACGCCTCGGGGCTGGTCGACATCCTCGGGTATACCCACGACGGAGACGGGCCGTTGACCGACCCCTACGAGGCGATCCCGGAACTCCCGTCTAGCCACCCCTACCGGACGGTCGGCGTCGACGGCGTCCGCGAGGCCATGGCGATGTTCGACGACGTGACCGACTACCGAGGTGACCACACGGACACCAACGCCCTCCTCCCGACCCACGGCGGGACGGTCAAACCCACTGCCCGCTATCCCCGTGGCGCCGCCGCCGGCCTGGCCAGCGACGACCGCGACGTGTTGCTGGTCGGACTGGGGTCGATGGTCGACTTCGACGCGCCCCACGTCGCTGCCCACCTCGAAGCCGCCGGTGTCCCGTTCGAGGCCCGCGGCGTCAGCATCGAGTTCCCCGGCGACCTCCGGGCCGACGCGAAGGTAACCCGCTACGCCAAACTGTTGGACACGAACGGCGAAGTCGCGGTCGGCGGCCGGATGGTCGGCGCTCGGGACGCGCTCGCGGACGCGATCGAGCCACACCTCGACGGCGAGGCGCGGGTCGGTCTGCCGGCGATCCTCGGCGACGACCACCCGGACGCGGTGCGCGCCGCGCTCGGTGACGCGCTGAGCGTCGATGTCTTCGAGGTCCCGATGGGGCCACCGTCGCTTCCCGGTCTCCGCCTCGAAGACGCGCTCTTCGAGGCGGTAGACGAGGCCGGCGGGAACTTCGAGACGGGTAATCCCGTCGTCGACTACGCCGCCGAGGACGGCCACATCGAGGAAGTGTACATCGAGAAAAACGGTGCGAGGATCCCGGTCAGCGGCGACCAGTACGTCCTCGCGACGGGTGGGCTGGTCGGGAAAGGCGTCGAGTCAGACCGTGAGGGCGTCTACGAACCGATCTTCGACTGCCACGTCCCCCACGCCGAGGACCGCTACGACTGGTTCGATCTGGACGTGTTCGGGGACCACCCGTTCGCCCGCTTCGGCCTGCCGACAGACGAGCAGTTGCGCCCACTGACAGCGACCGACAGCGTCGAGTTCGACAACCTGCGCGCCGCCGGGGGTATCCTGGGCGGCTACGACTTCGCGGCCGAGAAGTCCGGCAGCGGGGTGTCGATCGCGACGGGCCACGCGGCTGGCACGAACGCCGCACAGGAGGCACGATGA